In Debaryomyces hansenii CBS767 chromosome B complete sequence, one genomic interval encodes:
- a CDS encoding DEHA2B12232p (similar to gnl|GLV|YALI0B16852g Yarrowia lipolytica YALI0B16852g) — protein MGFESTSSGVAASIFLGLYTLYLLLTINIVRQRGFRSIYTALFAFGVFRVGGQVCGVAFAVLGIEHWPWLIAYLVLTAEGYFALIIAAFYFIVQCQIKQNGKSWLCKSKEERKKEQELSKFKHTSCLSWATVFHIVLIPANALVIGGGTTLTGVDTDKWDQETDKINTSKGLRTTGQAIFLIQTIIVILLSIYVYVKEKVRGCTIYLLFAASPFLLVRGIFGIMSIFIGEMNYYQLSNYDRAGLTSAFIAYEYCLATTMEFIAASLFISNYYLDKTEEATENESYSKFESDESSLNKV, from the coding sequence ATGGGATTCGAATCAACTAGTTCAGGTGTCGCAGCCAGTATATTCTTGGGATTATATACATTGTACCTTTTGTTAACGATAAATATTGTTAGACAAAGAGGGTTTAGATCTATATACACTGCATTGTTTGCATTTGGTGTATTTAGGGTGGGTGGTCAGGTATGTGGTGTTGCATTTGCAGTGTTGGGAATTGAACATTGGCCATGGTTAATTGCATATTTGGTGCTTACTGCGGAAGGGTATTTTGCATTAATTATTGCAgcattttattttattgtcCAGTGTCAGATAAAACAGAATGGGAAGTCGTGGTTGTGTAAGAGCAAAGAGGAACGCAAAAAGGAACAAGAACTCAGCAAATTCAAACATACGTCTTGTTTGTCATGGGCAACAGTCTTCCACATAGTCTTGATTCCCGCAAATGCTCTTGTTATTGGTGGTGGCACAACATTGACAGGGGTTGACACGGACAAATGGGATCAAGAAACGGATAAAATCAATACGTCGAAAGGATTGAGGACAACGGGACAAGCCATTTTTCTTATTCAAACTATTATTGTGATTTTGCTCCTGATCTATGTCTACgttaaagaaaaagtcAGAGGATGTACCATTTATTTGTTGTTTGCGGCCTCTCCATTTTTGCTTGTGAGAGGTATTTTTGGGATTATGTCTATCTTCATTGGCGAAATGAACTACTATCAGCTTTCGAACTATGATAGGGCGGGCCTCACATCGGCATTTATTGCTTACGAATATTGTCTTGCAACAACAATGGAATTTATTGCTGCTAGTTTATTCATTTCTAACTATTACCTCGATAAAACCGAGGAAGCTACTGAAAACGAAAGCTACAGCAAGTTTGAATCCGACGAAAGTAGCCTCAATAAAGTATAA
- a CDS encoding DEHA2B12320p (similar to CA2358|IPF8953 Candida albicans IPF8953), producing MGNKASKPSRKLANTISKNANPNINRSSNVNQLPSEFLKEKYEQNAIQKELKAQQEKSTPDESLNQGDQMHILNSNNEFDPKLLNKKLKNSQQAKSQVPAQQQNQTPQMPEGKDGFDPHVGSYDQNFINSVTNLGKNIHSSRSASQINPNFSALTQLRNRKALYEKGQKEVETQMDPHGPASASHRGENKDVIRTMIHPRTMGAILNDLRDPRVSKDGITLDYQLRPGFLEDLGSRFKVATTTQSLEEHTKDDEIAPKEAPNKSMMDFNENDELAETVDQNRLNELKGRLGMDDEPENIDTNKR from the coding sequence ATGGGAAATAAAGCCTCTAAGCCGTCGAGGAAACTCGCAAATACGATATCGAAGAATGCAAACCCAAATATTAATCGGTCATCCAATGTTAACCAATTGCCATCagaatttttaaaagaaaaGTACGAGCAGAATGCTATTCAAAAGGAACTTAAAGCACAGCAAGAGAAATCCACTCCAGATGAAAGTCTTAACCAAGGGGATCAAATGcatatattgaattcgaATAACGAGTTTGATCCTAAgcttttgaataaaaaacTTAAAAATTCACAGCAGGCCAAATCGCAGGTTCCGGCTCAGCAACAGAATCAAACACCTCAAATGCCAGAAGGAAAGGACGGATTTGACCCTCATGTTGGTTCGTATGACCAAAACTTCATTAATTCCGTTACTAACTTGGGTAAAAACATTCACTCCTCTAGATCTGCTTCCCAGATAAACCCAAACTTTTCGGCATTAACCCAGTTAAGAAATCGTAAAGCATTATATGAAAAGGGTCAAAAAGAAGTAGAAACACAAATGGATCCTCACGGGCCTGCTTCTGCGTCTCATCGTggtgaaaataaagatgtCATCAGAACCATGATTCATCCCCGTACTATGGGTGCTATCTTAAACGACCTCAGAGATCCAAGAGTGTCCAAAGATGGGATTACCTTGGACTATCAATTACGCCCTGGATTTTTGGAAGATCTAGGTTCCAGATTTAAGGTTGCTACTACGACCCAATCTCTTGAAGAGCATACAAAAGACGATGAGATCGCTCCAAAAGAGGCCCCAAATAAGTCCATGATGgattttaatgaaaatgacgaATTAGCCGAAACTGTTGATCAAAACAgattaaatgaattgaaggGCAGATTGGGTATGGACGATGAACCTGAAAATATCGATACTAATAAGCGTTGA
- a CDS encoding DEHA2B12364p (similar to CA2356|IPF12282 Candida albicans IPF12282) — MPLELKPRANSEACEASFDNYADLRVTLIGNNDLKYKLIGDTKFMEKLVHEFSTVINTAVSDPNYFFSNNVDEFLNDLEHKIVVVKILSSFITEVSSNNNRDISTSLNEFEGLIQPMISFVSYFIEKFSPLIYGRTLDDNLVHTLEIMVEYCLDIFVALFNNKNYGTLFQNDGTNKLWRFITSLLIITYDSSDISELILTKSLKLVPVLLNNASSNASIHEPLVTLLSTLLKRLSKECKTLNSSNFPAIEFTPEIVSRLAFEDPNLPNLELNPYIFRTKVNLLLLTDLITCTAQIFSFSNDNKYGIFINPSSDVGKESPENALLSSDIYLTMLLLIKYENKALNLAALNLVYLHLNNLKQFSNQDDSDTRDELIFSNFKKVTPKLIELLSLDDNKFVKPTTLPIFLLSPTKILTNLSSQYPSISDELRKNNVDYKIMKSLELQFKSSQKIKYFKLLKHNSQNCTKLVDFTVMMNSLQETNLNSLTDLLLLLSVFTSKKEEYRERVVNYKLSDTKSKHQHTFSQMVFELIDDYRFVLIQVQLVHRILYPKDNTKKVSGQDIAWLSKNLGIMITLVNDPAYTNVLYLIRSLSRSVALLRTFFVDCNSIVSEIDIENSVDIARSRYARDRNSSSGGFISNILQILKGNEISSKLIQFFCNFNSEDYTGRQLNKSQMLNKSITLGTIANFVLDFSSFRYNIVNDEGFLKNLSVIYKNSLVANYKTSTGKTNDEEMFQKNTIQLSILQILKNYMYNENQENKKELIEYFPISILFDKIVYGVAKSDNIHGHDVGGESEEIKGLRLQQKIVAFDILRNLTAGSPYFSQYLIDAYDNKLDDDVKKEDKLPMSWADFVIANITNFENFERNHERVNLNKELFRDDSFLLSLMDNNDYVSLVLAINYIEDHKFTNIEQFRERLLPKESLLKVWKRFLNLTVTEEFESQLDLNSKININNNLNSIKLSIVWIIINLTWKNDVFEYTFPGADNDTRRSSGDNYRIYDTVESSPNRRTSSANDRIDIDNSDDSDNEKKEMSDDNEISSNPNNHSDATSNLTVGESDEKITTPTERAKILKQYGFLEVLDNLIGQLGNYEKSNRNNLEKGYTGQRFDYFMSNDLLEKIKTARYQIFSLESGGHISFRPRQSRTSQQLDRNTTQQRAMPTTTSNSDAVTAAVLAAAGAGSGVSAVPRLVSRPDVNRGGEGYGYGSDNDFTEVSPIAPIESHANDDEDMENDDDDDDDDSVDEDWIH; from the coding sequence ATGCCTCTCGAACTAAAGCCAAGGGCCAATTCCGAGGCTTGCGAAGCATCCTTTGATAATTATGCCGATTTAAGGGTTACACTTATAggaaataatgatttgaaatacAAATTGATCGGGGATACTAAATTCATGGAGAAATTAGTACATGAATTTAGTACTGTTATTAACACGGCGGTTTCGGATCCAAATTACttcttttccaataatgTCGACGAATTCTTAAATGATTTAGAACATAAAATAGTTGTGGTGAAGATATTGTCCTCCTTTATCACAGAAGTCAGTTCGAATAACAACCGAGATATTTCCACCAGCTTGAATGAATTCGAAGGATTGATTCAGCCAATGATTTCGTTCGTGTCATactttattgaaaagttttcCCCGTTGATATATGGACGTACATTGGACGATAATTTGGTCCATACGCTTGAAATAATGGTTGAATACTGCTTGGATATATTTGTTGCTCTTTTCAACAATAAGAACTATGGAACTTTGTTTCAAAACGATGGTACGAATAAACTTTGGAGATTCATTACTTCGTTACTTATAATTACTTACGATTCATCAGACATTTCtgaattaatattaacGAAACTGTTGAAATTAGTCCCAGTATTACTTAATAATGCTAGCTCTAACGCAAGTATACACGAGCCATTAGTTACTCTATTATCCACCCTTTTGAAAAGGTTATCAAAAGAGTGTAAAACATTGAATCTGTCAAATTTCCCagcaattgaatttaccCCAGAAATAGTCAGCAGGTTGGCGTTTGAAGACCCCAATTTACCCAATCTTGAGTTAAACCCATATATTTTTAGAACCAAGGtgaatttattgttattgaCCGATTTGATAACTTGTACTGCTCAGATTTTCAGTTTTCtgaatgataataaatatggTATTTTCATAAACCCATCACTGGATGTTGGCAAAGAAAGTCCCGAGAATGCGTTATTGCTGTCGGATATCTACCTTACCATGTTATTGTTAATCAAGTATGAAAATAAGGCATTGAATTTAGCTGCATTGAATTTGGtatatcttcatttgaataatttaaagCAATTTTCGAATCAAGATGATAGTGATACGAGAGATGAATTAATCTTCAGCAACTTTAAGAAGGTTACtccaaaattaatagaattattaagcttagatgataataaatttgtcAAACCTACAACATTACCCatattcttattatcaCCAACTAAAATATTGACCAATCTAAGCTCGCAGTATCCTTCTATCAGTGATGAATTAAGAAAAAACAACGTAGATTacaagataatgaagagttTAGAATTACAATTCAAGTCGAGTCAGAAAATAAAGTacttcaaattattgaaacaCAACTCACAAAATTGTACTAAATTAGTCGATTTTACGGTAATGATGAATAGTCTTCAAGAAACAAACTTGAACAGCCTTACTGATTTACTTCTATTATTGAGTGTATTCACAAgcaagaaagaagaatatcGTGAAAGAGTTGTCAACTACAAGCTTTCAGATACTAAGTCAAAACATCAACATACATTTTCACAAATGGTGTTTGAATTAATCGATGATTATAGATTCGTGTTAATACAAGTTCAACTAGTACATAGAATATTATATCCTAAGGACAACACGAAGAAAGTTTCGGGGCAAGATATCGCATGGTTGAGTAAGAATTTGGGTATTATGATCACCTTAGTTAATGATCCGGCTTATACTAATGttctttatttgattaGGTCACTCTCTAGGTCTGTGGCTTTATTAAGGACATTCTTCGTTGATTGCAACTCGATTGTTAGTGAGATTGATATCGAAAATTCAGTTGATATTGCTAGATCAAGATATGCCAGAGATCGAAACTCATCAAGTGGTGGTTTTATAAGcaatattttgcaaatcCTTAAGggaaatgaaatttctaGTAAGCTTATTCAGTTTTTCTGTAATTTCAATTCCGAAGATTATACTGGAAGGCAGCTTAACAAGTCACAGATGCTCAATAAATCTATTACTTTAGGGACAATTGCAAACTTTGTTCTTGATTTTAGTTCATTTCGGTATAATATAGTTAATGATGAAGGATTTTTAAAGAACTTATCGGTCATTTATAAAAACTCCTTAGTTGCGAACTATAAGACCTCTACAGGAAAGACcaacgatgaagaaatgtTCCAGAAAAATACAATCCAATTAAGtattttgcaaatattgaaaaattacatgTACAATGAGAATcaagaaaacaaaaaggagctaattgaatatttccCAATATCGATATTATTCGATAAAATAGTTTATGGGGTAGCAAAATCTGATAATATACACGGCCATGATGTTGGTGGTGAAAGCGAAGAAATCAAGGGCTTGAGGTTGCAACAAAAGATTGTTGCGTTTGATATTCTAAGAAATTTGACAGCAGGGTCACCATATTTCAGTCAATATTTAATCGATGCTTATGACAATAAGTTGGATGATGATGTCAAGAAAGAGGATAAGCTCCCAATGAGTTGGGCGGATTTTGTTATTGCGAATAtaacaaattttgaaaattttgaacgGAACCACGAGAGAGTGAATTTAAACAAAGAATTGTTTCGTGATGATTCGTTCTTGTTGTCATTGatggataataatgactATGTGTCATTAGTTTTGGCCATTAACTATATCGAAGACCATAAGTTTACAAATATAGAACAGTTTAGAGAAAGATTGCTTCCAAAGGAATCGCTTTTGAAAGTGTGGAAACGGTTTCTAAACCTCACTGTGACGGAGGAGTTTGAAAGCCAGTTGGATTTGAATTCGAAgattaatatcaataataatttaaattcaatcaaGCTAAGCATCGTGTGGATCATAATTAACCTAACATGGAAAAACGACGTGTTTGAGTACACGTTCCCCGGAGCTGACAATGACACCAGAAGAAGTAGTGGTGATAACTACCGAATCTATGACACGGTGGAAAGTTCGCCCAACAGAAGAACCAGCTCGGCAAATGACCGAATTGATATCGACAATTCGGACGATTCAGACAACGAGAAGAAGGAGATGAGTGACGACAACGAAATCAGCTCCAACCCCAATAACCATAGTGATGCCACGAGCAACCTCACAGTGGGGGAGTCGGACGAGAAAATCACGACGCCTACCGAAAGAGCAAAAATCTTAAAGCAGTATGGGTTCCTCGAGGTCCTCGATAATCTTATCGGACAATTAGGCAACTACGAAAAGAGCAATAGAAACAACTTAGAGAAGGGATACACGGGACAGCGTTTCGACTATTTCATGAGCAACGACTTGCTCGAGAAGATCAAGACTGCCCGATACCAGATATTTTCGTTAGAGTCTGGAGGCCATATTAGCTTTAGGCCCAGACAGTCGAGAACCAGCCAGCAACTCGATCGCAACACCACGCAACAACGAGCCATGCCAACAACCACTAGCAATAGTGATGCTGTTACAGCGGCAGTGCTTGCAGCGGCAGGGGCCGGTTCCGGGGTCAGTGCAGTACCCAGGCTAGTATCGAGACCCGACGTGAACAGAGGCGGTGAAGGCTACGGATATGGCTCCGACAATGATTTCACTGAAGTTTCGCCGATTGCACCCATCGAGTCCCATGCcaatgatgatgaggacATGGAAaacgacgacgacgacgatgaCGACGACTCGGTCGATGAAGATTGGATCCATTGA
- a CDS encoding DEHA2B12342p (highly similar to CA2357|IPF8957 Candida albicans IPF8957) — protein MAAVSKKFSSKEIISVLSKFTPCDVSDSLVQHGISNGGYIPNLQIRSPATVTEQTKTSVGPAYTVLYAPKSDPRPAIKESYIDNIPENSILVIGLPPSCQTTNAPYVTVNNALYGGLMSTRAQYRSANGSIILGRIRDLDEHNDLGYPVWSYGVGSTAPGPVVKVVGINVPLDITVAGIDSNENLKVNPGDIMIADKNGVVRLPVSEHEGKEGQLDIESVLDYIPKRVDADTKVSEDIKKGKPAAEAQKFWRSKI, from the coding sequence ATGGCTGCTGTATCTAAAAAGTTTTCATCCAAAGAGATAATATCGGTCTTATCCAAGTTTACTCCTTGCGATGTTTCTGATTCCTTGGTCCAACATGGAATCAGTAACGGGGGTTACATTCCTAATTTACAAATTCGTTCACCAGCAACCGTTACTGAACAAACCAAGACATCTGTTGGACCTGCCTATACTGTTTTATATGCCCCTAAGTCTGATCCCAGACCCGCAATCAAAGAATCGTACATCGATAATATTCCCGAAAATAGCATTTTGGTAATTGGTTTACCCCCATCTTGTCAAACAACAAATGCCCCATATGTGACTGTTAACAATGCTCTTTATGGTGGTCTTATGTCTACTAGGGCCCAATATAGGAGTGCCAATGGGTCGATTATTTTAGGCAGGATTAGAGATTTAGATGAGCACAACGACCTTGGTTATCCCGTCTGGTCTTACGGAGTGGGCAGTACTGCTCCTGGACCTGTGGTGAAGGTCGTGGGAATTAATGTGCCCTTGGATATAACTGTTGCTGGAATCGATTCCAATGAAAACCTCAAAGTCAACCCTGGAGACATTATGATTGCCGATAAAAATGGCGTGGTTAGGTTACCTGTTTCGGAACAtgaaggaaaagaaggacAATTAGACATTGAATCGGTCTTGGATTATATTCCCAAGAGAGTCGATGCCGATACTAAAGTAAGTGAAGACATCAAGAAAGGGAAGCCTGCAGCTGAAGCACAAAAGTTTTGGCGTAGCAAGATTTAA
- a CDS encoding DEHA2B12254p (similar to gnl|GLV|YALI0B16852g Yarrowia lipolytica YALI0B16852g), with the protein MAFESTSAGVAASIYLGLYTLYLLLAIHIVTHNGFKFIYRILLLFSLLRVGGQLCGVAFAVLGIEHLNWLIAYLVLTAEGYFSLIIAAFHFVIQSQIKQTGSSWLQNKRGTRKKRKWYRPFNLSWSVLFHLILIPANAFIIGGGTMLTGLDPEKLSQEKSKIDTSKGLRTAGQVIFLIETSIVIVLSVYVYIKEKVRGHAIYLLFTASPFLLVRGIFGILSIYVDKMDYCQFANYNGAGLTSQFVAYEYCLATTMEFVTACFLISNYFLDKNSQVSETDSFNKIESEDSISKA; encoded by the coding sequence ATGGCATTCGAATCGACTAGTGCAGGAGTTGCAGCCAGCATATACTTGGGATTATATACGTTGTACCTTTTGTTAGCAATACATATTGTTACGCATAACGGCTTTAAGTTTATCTATAggatattattattgtttagTTTGCTCAGAGTGGGTGGACAGCTTTGCGGTGTTGCGTTTGCAGTATTGGGAATTGAACATTTGAATTGGTTAATTGCATATTTGGTGCTTACTGCGGAAGGctatttttcattaattattGCAGCATTTCACTTTGTTATTCAGAGTCAGATCAAGCAGACAGGAAGTTCGTGGTTGCAGAATAAAAGGGGCACCCGGAAGAAACGTAAATGGTATCGTCCATTCAATTTGTCGTGGTCAGTactttttcatttgattttgattccTGCGAATGCCTTTATCATTGGTGGTGGTACAATGTTGACGGGGTTGGATCCTGAAAAGTTGAGCCAAGAGAAATCAAAGATAGATACGTCTAAGGGATTGAGAACAGCTGGCCAGGTCATTTTCCTTATAGAAACGTCTATTGTTATTGTTCTTCTGGTTTACGTATACATTAAAGAGAAAGTCAGAGGCCACGCCATCTATTTGTTATTTACTGCTTCTCCATTTTTGCTCGTAAGAGGTATATTTGGGATTTTATCTATTTATGTTGACAAGATGGATTACTGCCAGTTTGCGAACTACAATGGAGCTGGTCTAACGTCGCAATTCGTGGCGTACGAGTATTGTCTTGCCACAACGATGGAGTTTGTCACTGCTTGTTTCTTGATTTCAAACtattttcttgataaaaATCTGCAGGTATCTGAAACTGACagtttcaacaaaattgaatctGAGGATAGTATATCAAAAGCATAG
- a CDS encoding DEHA2B12276p (weakly similar to gnl|GLV|YALI0B16852g Yarrowia lipolytica YALI0B16852g): MGFESTSSGVAASIFLGLYTSYLLLAINVVRHEGFKFIYRILLMFGLFRVAGQLCGVAFSVLGVEHWQWLIAYLVFTAEGYFTLIVAAFYFIVQCQVKQTGSSWLSSHKDEVDTKSGSDERGSDENASDENANAERVSYEKANKEKGGYRKKGDEEASGGKWKKHKSSVSWSTVFYMFLIPANAFIVGGGSLLTGANADELNKETGKVSTSKALRTTGQTIFLIQTVIVVLLSVYVYVKEKIRGRTMHLLFAALPFLLVRGIFGIMSIYVDKMNYYKLSNYTAEGLTSDFIAYEYCLATTMEFIAACLLISNYYLDRDAKVVDREKIEEYEKESIFKKILTILVLS, translated from the coding sequence ATGGGATTCGAATCAACTAGTTCAGGAGTCGCAGCCAGTATATTCTTGGGATTATACACACTGTATCTTTTGTTAGCGATAAACGTTGTCCGACACGAGGGATTCAAGTTTATCTATAGgatattattgatgttTGGATTATTTAGAGTTGCAGGGCAGCTTTGTGGAGTTGCATTTTCGGTGTTAGGGGTTGAGCATTGGCAATGGCTCATTGCATATTTAGTGTTTACTGCAGAGGGGTACTTCACGTTGATTGTTGCAgcattttattttattgttcaGTGTCAGGTAAAACAGACCGGGAGTTCGTGGTTACTGAGTCACAAGGATGAAGTTGACACTAAAAGTGGGAGTGACGAGAGAGGAAGTGATGAAAATGCGAGTGATGAAAATGCGAATGCAGAGAGAGTGAGCTATGAGAAAGCGAACAAGGAAAAGGGAGGTTATCGTAAAAAGGGAGATGAAGAAGCGAGTGGTGGAAAATGGAAGAAACATAAATCGTCCGTGTCATGGTCTACTGTTTTCTACATGTTTTTAATCCCGGCCAATGCATTTATTGTTGGCGGGGGTTCGCTATTGACGGGGGCCAACGctgatgaattgaataaggaGACCGGAAAAGTCAGTACATCTAAGGCTTTAAGGACAACGGGACAAACTATTTTCCTCATTCAAACTGTTATTGTGGTCCTTCTTCTGGTTTATGTGTACGTCAAGGAGAAAATAAGAGGCCGCACCATGCATTTGTTGTTTGCAGCTTTACCATTTTTGCTCGTGAGAGGTATATTTGGAATCATGTCTATTTATGTTGACAAGATGAATTACTACAAGCTTTCAAACTACACTGCAGAAGGTCTAACATCCGATTTCATCGCATACGAATACTGCCTTGCTACGACGATGGAGTTTATAGCTGCTTGTCTCTTGATTTCCAACTATTATCTTGATCGTGATGCGAAGGTGGTCGACAGAGAAAAGATCGAGGAGTATGAAAAGGAAAGtattttcaagaagattTTAACTATACTAGTCCTCCTGTAG
- a CDS encoding DEHA2B12298p (similar to uniprot|P47006 Saccharomyces cerevisiae YJL148W RPA34 RNA polymerase I subunit A34.5), translating into MAAAHKSNEYVDDSGSESDGEIEFQPPKHFHKSKPASSVKIQNDKEIWLIKTPKGFPLKNLKTLPVSFTATSISNGPSRFNLNQKNFQVNEELLGTDTESSKYAVLTNENKKNFKIVGQDISRFYNIRESVDIPSIAMDEVVKPRKNIKEIKNLRMRHFPTGYGAEDFDEAKPQGGDVNASDTDSEDDGKIVKKAKIEEKSKSDKKDKKEKKEKKEKKEKKEKKSKKEKKDKHH; encoded by the coding sequence ATGGCAGCAGCACACAAGTCCAATGAATACGTGGATGATTCGGGATCAGAGTCAGATGGAGAAATTGAGTTCCAACCCCCAAAACATTTCCATAAATCAAAACCAGCATCAAGTGTAAAAATACAgaatgataaagaaatctGGTTGATTAAGACACCAAAAGGGTTtccattgaagaatttgaagactTTGCCAGTCTCATTCACCGCTACGTCTATTTCTAACGGACCATCCCGtttcaatttgaatcagaaaaattttcagGTCAACGAAGAGTTGTTAGGTACCGACACGGAAAGCTCGAAGTATGCGGTGCTCACGAACgaaaacaagaagaactTCAAGATAGTGGGTCAAGATATCAGCCGTTTTTACAACATACGTGAATCGGTGGATATTCCGTCTATTGCGATGGACGAGGTTGTCAAGCCAAGAAAGAACATTAAGGAGATCAAGAACTTGAGGATGAGACATTTCCCTACTGGCTACGGAGCTGAAGATTTTGACGAAGCCAAGCCTCAAGGAGGTGATGTGAACGCCAGTGATACCGATAGCGAAGATGATGGGAAAATAGTCAAGAAGGCCAAGATAGAAGAAAAGTCAAAGAGTGATAAGAAGGACAAGAAggagaagaaagagaagaaggaaaagaaagagaagaaggagaagaagagtaagaaagaaaagaaagataagCACCATTAA
- a CDS encoding DEHA2B12386p (similar to uniprot|P06245 Saccharomyces cerevisiae YPL203W TPK2 Involved in nutrient control of cell growth and division), translating into MTSMEHNETSTKSLNDISLEELSKRQQQQNIYVQPVLGSQTDDNRMSIDKQSDGNTGDEEMGSVARGGPGDTRDDNNGGMGTTESSNTSSQTDLTKKPSRHGDRDTTTKGKYTLNDFQILRTLGTGSFGRVHLTRSIHNGRFYAMKTLKKERVVNMKQVEHTNDERRMLKLAQHPFIIRMWGTFQDCHNLFMIMDYIEGGELFSLLRKSQRFPTPVAKFYAAEVFLAIEYLHELDIIYRDLKPENILLDKNGHIKLTDFGFAKEVSDVTYTLCGTPDYIAPEVVATKPYNKSVDWWSFGILIFEMLTGYTPFYDPTPMKTYENILNGTITYPDYLPPDILDLLQKLIVKDLSQRLGNLQDGSDGIKNHPWFKEVIWERLLSRDIETPYEPPITSGIGDTSQFDRYPEDKDLDYGISGVSDPYGSMFGDF; encoded by the coding sequence ATGACGTCGATGGAGCATAATGAGACCAGCACCAAATCGCTAAACGATATATCTCTAGAGGAGTTGAGTAAGAGgcagcagcagcagaaTATATACGTGCAACCGGTTTTGGGGTCGCAGACGGACGATAACCGCATGAGCATCGACAAGCAGAGCGACGGAAACACAGGGGACGAAGAAATGGGCCTGGTAGCCAGAGGAGGTCCAGGAGACACGAgagatgataataatgggGGAATGGGGACTACAGAAAGCTCGAATACGCTGTCGCAGACCGACTTGACGAAGAAACCGTCGAGACATGGCGACCGTGATACAACGACCAAAGGCAAGTACACGTTGAATGACTTCCAGATCTTGCGGACGTTGGGTACAGGGTCGTTTGGCCGGGTGCACTTGACACGGTCGATCCATAACGGACGTTTCTACGCCATGAAGACGTTGAAGAAGGAACGGGTGGTAAACATGAAGCAAGTGGAGCATACCAACGACGAGAGACGCATGTTAAAGCTCGCGCAGCACCCgttcatcatcagaatgTGGGGCACTTTCCAAGATTGCCATAATTTGTTCATGATCATGGACTATATAGAAGGGGGCGAGTTGTTCTCGCTCTTGAGAAAGTCCCAGAGGTTCCCGACCCCAGTGGCCAAGTTCTACGCCGCCGAAGTGTTTTTGGCCATCGAATACTTGCACGAGTTGGATATTATCTACCGTGACTTGAAGCCCGAAAACATCTTGTTGGACAAGAATGGGCATATCAAGTTGACTGACTTTGGGTTTGCAAAAGAAGTCAGCGACGTCACATACACGTTATGCGGAACCCCCGATTACATAGCCCCAGAAGTGGTTGCAACTAAACCTTACAATAAATCGGTGGACTGGTGGTCGTTTGGGATCTTGATCTTTGAAATGCTCACTGGTTACACGCCATTTTACGACCCAACCCCAATGAAAACttatgaaaatatattaaatggTACAATCACCTATCCTGATTATTTGCCGCCGGATATTTTGGATTTACTCCAAAAATTGATCGTTAAGGATTTGTCCCAAAGACTAGGTAACTTGCAGGATGGTTCTGATGGAATAAAGAACCACCCATGGTTTAAGGAAGTTATCTGGGAAAGATTACTTTCGAGAGACATAGAGACCCCTTATGAACCCCCAATTACATCGGGTATTGGTGATACTTCTCAATTCGATAGGTATCCTGAAGATAAAGATTTGGATTACGGTATCAGTGGTGTTTCTGATCCATATGGTTCCATGTTTGGGGACTTCTAA